The Mytilus edulis chromosome 4, xbMytEdul2.2, whole genome shotgun sequence nucleotide sequence TCCGCTTCTCGTTCTTCTGCCGTTTGACGTCTGAAAAATGATTTATAAACCTgttgcacatatatatatttcatttaaatttgttaCTTCAAGTatcaagtttatttaaaggacTCAAAAGTCATAAGTACCTGTAAGAAGTAAATTGGCGACATCATGGTTTAACCCCGAAACACCcttcaatttcaaatttgcaAAATACCCTTTCCAAGAGATGAAGTttctttatatatacatgcatttatCTTATAAAACCAGCACCcaggaaatctttttttttatttatcaaaaatagcCTTTAAAATCAAGTTTagacatacatgtactatttttggaattttaattttaacaaattgtGTGCAATTTGAATAACGCAAATACATAGTTAAACATAAAACGATGTCAAGTATTGTCgtaattttgaacaataaaacaaattgccaTACTCCATCGGGATTGTAACAGAAATATAGAAGTGAAAACAAATTTACCTCCATTTCGTCCGTCTGTTTTGAAACCATGTTTTAACTTGAGCGTCTGTCATCTTTAAACCCTTAGCAAGTGCTGATCTTTCTGCTGAGGCTAAATATTTCTGTCGATGGAACCGTTTCTCTAGTTCCATGATCTGTAATCTTGAGAATGATGTTCGAGGCTTCTTCCTTTTGGGTGGGGTTCTGTTCTGGTATGGATGACCAATTCTTCTCGTTACTGAAGATAAAAAAGGACATTTTAGAAATTCGAAAAACTATGCATTAGAGTATTTATAAAgctgattaaaaataaattaagatatAAGTTTAAagatttgttataaattaagaGAGAGATTgcagaaaattataaataatttatttgcaTTGCATGAATATTTGCTGTCGGTATACATATGCAAATATActttagtttttaaatattttgttttcgaaaattcattcattttttttttaacaaattatattttgtcaAGATATTTAATAATCctttaatatgaataaaagtacacatgtactgacatatttttttcttcaaaactattAACATTAAGATAGGATAGTTTGTCCTAAATACTAGATTTTCTGTAGATTTGTTTCTGAATAAGTCACCTTCATGTTTATTTGAAGTGTTTTCACATATACAGATGAAATCAGTAAATacaagaatttataaatatttatgataatgtatgctattttaatttctttaacatATCGAATTCTTTGATCATAAGACAAGATAAATAGAATCAAATGAATTAGCaaaatgaatattatatatttctagTCTTAGTagcatgttttacttttttccagGGAGAACAgttttcttaaataaatattttttaatacatgATACATTGCTAAGTTTGGTTTATTCTCGTTTctaagaataattatttaatagACATGCTATATAAATaagaacaaatacaaatattatgaATTTCAATATGATGTACCTTCTTTGTGGAAAGTTTcgttttttataagtttttttttttaaagatttgtcatATAACGTAGTGTCCTTATTCTGGTGCAGTTGTGACCACTAATGACCACTAATACTTACTGCTATATCTATCCCTCCGGAGATCCATCCATCCTGGGAACGAATATGACGATAACACAGGAACAACAGGATTCGGTCTGGGAATGGGAAGTGTTAGTGATGGGATACCACACAGTCCGAACGGTACATATGGCATTGGTTGTAAACAATGTGCAAAACTGTTATATCCACTCAGTTCACTTATTCGTTTCTTTATAAACTCTGGGGAGTCTGCGTGGCGAGATTCGTCCTCGTCGTCCGAATTTATTTCTTGCACAGTTTGTTCCTCGATAGATTTTTCACTATTGTCTAGAATTCTACTCATTCCAAATGAAAGTGTAGCTTTAGTTCGGTTTTCCTCTGGATTGTCATCTTTATTTGACCTTTCCATGTCTTTAGAATGTTTTGAAacactttctttatttaattttaatggtTCCATCTTTTGTTTAAACacctgtttttaatttttgtccaaACTTTTTCTGGTTTATTTTAAAGTTAACATACACTCATGTTAAGATAAGATAACATCCTATTACAAcctcattaataaaaaaattcaccAATTTAATGGTCAACACAAGAAACAGGCATCTCTTCTAAGAAAATATATTGGATATCTTTATCAGCTAAGCCACGCCTTTCAGTCGTTAAAGAACAATTTTCTATTAAGACATAAGGGAAATGGCGTGCTAATAGATATATTGCGTTTGGTgagatatttcaaataaatttcttgTCAACACGGGTAATTACGGATTTGTCAGGGAACTATCTTAATGAAACTTTATGTTCTGTTTAAATGTTCAAGAAATAAGCATGAATGTCTACATTTAAACAGGTTTAAAGTTAATTAGAAGATTTTAAACTGTAAATGAACAGCTGTCTGGTAATGGGtacatacatttataaagaagaaaaaaaaaacacaatttgatTAATAACTCTCACTTTGCTTAAATCTCGtttttaaaagcaaaaacaaaaatagggaaaaaaagttacaaaattaaCTGTAACGTATGTTtctaaattaattataaattttattatgtATAGTCACTATATATCATTATAGCTGCAATAATATTGCTCAACGATCGAAGTAGATTCGGTACAGTTATTCGGGTAAAAAAATCAATTGGTCCATAAATCGACGTAAGATTTTAATTATCAGCTTGCTTTTAAATTTACCTTTGTTAAGAGTGATATGCTATATAAAACTGAATATGATGTGGTATCATTGCAAGTGAGACAACCATACATCATATGTATTAAGCTATGCATAAACAATTCAGTCGTGCCagttgtgaagaaaaaaatcattcgaGGAAAACATTGGTCCGATTTATtctataataattaaaaatatcagTCAGCAACAGACATACAGATACTTATCAAATGATAACT carries:
- the LOC139518384 gene encoding T-cell leukemia homeobox protein 3-like translates to MEPLKLNKESVSKHSKDMERSNKDDNPEENRTKATLSFGMSRILDNSEKSIEEQTVQEINSDDEDESRHADSPEFIKKRISELSGYNSFAHCLQPMPYVPFGLCGIPSLTLPIPRPNPVVPVLSSYSFPGWMDLRRDRYSITRRIGHPYQNRTPPKRKKPRTSFSRLQIMELEKRFHRQKYLASAERSALAKGLKMTDAQVKTWFQNRRTKWRRQTAEEREAERQAANRLMMSLQSEANKTVYDIRDPLCMSNSSLHALQNLQPWVDESSMS